Proteins encoded by one window of Kribbella flavida DSM 17836:
- a CDS encoding M48 family metallopeptidase, with amino-acid sequence MSEAAARRAPWVAGALVAAALVVVIVTTTPWHLIDVPKPDAAADFTSAEIDRQQRFRQELLPWSTTSWVLSVLVPLAIGFSPLGRRLYDVLRIGRWYLAVPVLVAGLGLLTSLVTLPTDAFAEQVTRDYGLSTESWGLWLRDRAVNWLLMSAALIAIALGLIALARKWRTWWWAPAAIAGAVLVLGVSFAYPVLVEPRFNEFASMAPGPQRDEFLQLAREDGVPVKDVLVADASKRTTALNAYVSGFGSTRRLVVYDTLLKDASPAQVRLVVAHELGHAAEDDVLHGTLIGTLGAAFAVVLLKLVLGARMADPRRTALLLALVVVGTTLSSPVQNLVSRRIEARADHHSLRLTNDAKTFVEMQRALSVRNISGLEPSRWRYWMFASHPTPPERIAMGRAWGSEQGDPVPPLVRR; translated from the coding sequence GTGTCTGAGGCGGCCGCCCGCCGGGCGCCCTGGGTGGCCGGTGCGCTGGTCGCCGCCGCGCTGGTCGTGGTGATCGTCACGACCACACCGTGGCACCTGATCGACGTGCCGAAGCCGGACGCCGCGGCGGACTTCACCAGTGCCGAGATCGACCGCCAGCAACGGTTCCGGCAGGAGCTGTTGCCTTGGTCAACGACATCCTGGGTGCTGTCGGTGCTGGTCCCGCTCGCGATCGGGTTCAGCCCGCTCGGCCGCCGCCTGTACGACGTACTCCGGATCGGTCGCTGGTACCTCGCGGTTCCGGTGCTGGTGGCCGGCCTCGGTCTGCTGACCAGCCTGGTGACGCTGCCGACCGACGCGTTCGCCGAGCAGGTGACCCGGGACTACGGCCTGTCCACCGAGAGCTGGGGGTTGTGGCTGCGCGACCGCGCGGTGAACTGGCTGCTGATGTCGGCGGCGCTGATCGCGATCGCGCTCGGCCTGATCGCGCTCGCGAGGAAGTGGCGGACCTGGTGGTGGGCGCCCGCGGCGATCGCCGGTGCGGTGCTCGTGCTGGGTGTCTCCTTCGCCTACCCGGTGCTGGTGGAGCCACGGTTCAACGAGTTCGCTTCGATGGCGCCCGGGCCGCAGCGCGACGAGTTCCTGCAGCTGGCCCGGGAGGACGGCGTACCGGTGAAGGACGTGCTGGTCGCCGACGCGTCGAAGCGGACGACCGCGCTGAACGCCTACGTGTCGGGGTTCGGCTCGACCCGCCGGCTGGTGGTCTACGACACGCTGCTGAAGGACGCGTCACCCGCCCAGGTCCGGCTGGTCGTCGCGCACGAGCTCGGCCATGCCGCTGAGGACGACGTGCTGCACGGCACCCTGATCGGCACGCTCGGCGCCGCGTTCGCGGTGGTGCTGCTCAAGTTGGTGCTCGGTGCCCGGATGGCCGATCCGCGCCGGACGGCGTTGCTGCTGGCCCTGGTCGTGGTCGGCACCACGCTGTCGTCCCCGGTGCAGAACCTGGTCAGCCGGCGGATCGAGGCCCGCGCCGACCACCACTCGCTGCGGCTGACGAACGACGCGAAGACCTTCGTCGAGATGCAGCGGGCGCTGTCGGTGCGCAACATCTCCGGCCTGGAGCCGAGCCGCTGGCGGTACTGGATGTTCGCCAGTCATCCAACTCCGCCGGAGCGGATCGCGATGGGCCGCGCCTGGGGCAGCGAGCAGGGCGACCCGGTGCCCCCGCTGGTCCGCCGATGA
- a CDS encoding ArsR/SmtB family transcription factor yields MTVLRFTRADALRCRFGMSPVWETMSAVRVLHGHQHRPLYAPWVAARTETAARLDLSLLRAVQPRTGFTPDFLTPPPTASRARFGTEIARVRSTPLELVRAELVRSRDESNNPAAAEIDRMLTDVAGARERLADQLETAWTALIEPDWPLISRVLDDDIAHRGRQLTTGGLAQLFDDLHPTLSWEGDRLIASRYREPDRELAGEGLLLVPGAFAWPHLVAVVAPTYQPTLVYPARGAARLWSDVPPPPDPLAKLLGRTRATLLAALDPPATTSALAAQYGLALATVAEHLAALYGAGLVTRRRTGHQVHYWRTDVGQAVLDASVG; encoded by the coding sequence ATGACCGTGCTGCGCTTCACCCGGGCCGACGCCCTGCGGTGCCGGTTCGGGATGTCGCCGGTGTGGGAGACGATGTCGGCGGTGCGAGTGCTGCACGGGCACCAGCATCGACCGCTGTACGCGCCGTGGGTCGCGGCCAGGACGGAGACGGCCGCGCGCCTCGATCTGAGCCTGCTGCGAGCGGTGCAGCCGCGAACCGGGTTCACGCCGGACTTCCTCACTCCGCCGCCGACCGCGTCCCGGGCCAGGTTCGGCACCGAGATCGCCAGGGTCCGCAGTACGCCGCTGGAGCTGGTCAGGGCCGAGCTGGTCCGGTCCCGGGACGAGTCGAACAACCCGGCCGCGGCCGAGATCGACCGGATGCTGACCGACGTCGCCGGGGCGCGGGAGCGACTCGCCGATCAGCTGGAAACCGCCTGGACCGCGCTGATCGAGCCCGACTGGCCGCTGATCAGCCGGGTCCTCGACGACGACATCGCCCACCGCGGACGGCAGCTCACGACGGGCGGACTGGCCCAGCTGTTCGACGACCTGCATCCCACACTGTCGTGGGAAGGCGACCGGCTGATCGCGTCGCGCTACCGGGAGCCCGACCGCGAGCTCGCCGGCGAGGGCCTGTTGCTGGTGCCCGGCGCCTTCGCCTGGCCGCACCTCGTGGCGGTCGTCGCTCCCACCTACCAGCCGACTCTGGTCTATCCCGCGCGAGGCGCCGCGCGATTGTGGTCCGACGTTCCGCCGCCGCCCGATCCGTTGGCCAAGTTGCTCGGGCGGACCCGAGCGACCCTGCTGGCCGCGCTGGACCCGCCGGCAACCACCAGCGCGCTGGCAGCGCAGTACGGGCTGGCGCTGGCGACGGTGGCCGAGCACCTGGCCGCGCTGTACGGCGCTGGGCTGGTGACGCGTCGCAGAACGGGGCACCAGGTGCACTACTGGCGTACTGATGTCGGACAGGCAGTGCTCGACGCCTCCGTCGGCTGA
- a CDS encoding alanine--tRNA ligase-related protein: MNLTKTFVDFFTRHGHVPTTGSSLIPRPGDPVLFTTSGMHPLTPYLEGEPHPLGRRLVGVQRCLRTTDLDEVGDPTHLTVFEMLGSWSLGDYGSEQTLRWGYQLLTERFGIDPGQLYVTVFGGDGQVELDQESLRTWQSLGLPIELTTDDNWWSNGPTGPCGPDSEIFVWTGGGSPEGTPTTDKRWVEVWNHVMMRYRRLDDGSLEPLRQRNIDTGLGLERLTMVLEGKQSVYETSLFEPWMTTVPRLWTLDEQSERIVIDHLRSSIVIVGDGVHPSNTGRGYVLRRLIRRALTILWREDESRSLSELPIELFQQTLDHFHQGELVTLVRRILIDEEIRFTNLLERGRKVLSHDRFRKTLDQNDFDYLHETHGLPQELVVSLLEPSL, encoded by the coding sequence ATGAACCTGACCAAAACCTTCGTCGACTTCTTCACCCGGCACGGCCACGTCCCGACCACCGGGTCCTCGCTCATCCCGCGCCCCGGTGATCCGGTGCTCTTCACGACCTCCGGCATGCACCCACTCACGCCGTACCTGGAGGGCGAACCGCATCCACTGGGCAGACGGCTGGTGGGGGTGCAGCGATGCCTGCGTACCACCGATCTCGACGAGGTGGGGGACCCGACCCACCTGACCGTGTTCGAGATGCTCGGTTCCTGGTCGCTCGGCGACTACGGCAGCGAGCAGACGCTGCGCTGGGGCTATCAGCTGCTGACCGAGCGGTTCGGTATCGACCCGGGGCAGCTCTACGTCACCGTGTTCGGCGGCGACGGCCAGGTCGAGCTGGACCAGGAGTCGCTGCGGACCTGGCAGTCGCTCGGGCTGCCGATCGAGCTGACCACCGACGACAACTGGTGGTCGAACGGCCCGACCGGGCCGTGCGGTCCGGACTCGGAGATCTTCGTCTGGACCGGGGGCGGCTCACCCGAGGGCACTCCGACCACCGACAAGCGCTGGGTCGAGGTCTGGAACCACGTGATGATGCGCTACCGCCGGCTCGACGACGGTTCGCTGGAGCCGCTGCGGCAGCGCAACATCGACACCGGGCTCGGGCTGGAGCGGCTGACGATGGTGTTGGAAGGCAAGCAGTCGGTTTACGAAACCAGTCTGTTCGAGCCGTGGATGACGACCGTGCCGCGGCTGTGGACACTGGACGAGCAGTCCGAGCGGATCGTGATCGACCACCTCCGGTCGAGCATCGTGATCGTCGGCGACGGGGTGCACCCGTCGAACACCGGCCGCGGCTACGTGCTGCGCCGGCTGATCCGCCGGGCGCTGACCATCCTGTGGCGCGAGGACGAGTCCCGCAGCCTGTCCGAGCTGCCGATCGAGCTGTTCCAGCAGACGCTCGACCACTTCCACCAGGGCGAGCTGGTCACCTTGGTGCGCCGGATCCTGATCGACGAGGAGATCCGGTTCACCAACCTGCTGGAGCGGGGCCGCAAGGTGCTCAGCCACGACCGGTTCCGCAAGACGCTCGACCAGAACGACTTCGACTACCTGCACGAGACCCACGGGCTGCCGCAGGAACTCGTCGTGTCGTTGCTGGAGCCCTCGCTCTAG
- a CDS encoding NYN domain-containing protein: protein MTEAGTAAGSAATALPEPVRQRVLAFAAQALGQLPATDIPPPLRRFASFAPGKRAKLSASVLGPILATDEHFRRLVAFEVRREHPELGDAVAEGIPVPAAEPVEVAALAYLLRPDDWEDRVAAAAQVKPEQPAVDDQALNRLSEQLEQARTETRQVRERLREQVAELKTENTTLRRKLNEARQRISGLQSDLELRTTEATSADERVAAARSEVEREVRKLRARITELEAVEHAARRTAGQEREMASTRTRLLLDTLVEAAAGLRRELALPPGGELRPADTVAGVEPSAAPVGRSAPDDDPALFDELLALPQVHLVVDGYNVTKTAWPNSPLHSQRQRLVTALGALVAQRRVEITVVFDGAELSGPVQLTPPRGVRVRFSPAGVIADEVIRQLVRAEPPGRPIVVVSSDREVADSIIQLGARALSAVSLIARIARG, encoded by the coding sequence GTGACTGAGGCAGGCACCGCCGCCGGCTCTGCTGCCACCGCCTTGCCCGAACCGGTACGGCAACGGGTTCTCGCTTTCGCCGCGCAGGCGCTCGGCCAGCTGCCCGCGACCGACATCCCACCGCCGCTGCGGCGGTTCGCCAGCTTCGCGCCCGGCAAGCGCGCGAAGCTGTCGGCGTCCGTGCTCGGTCCGATCCTGGCCACCGACGAGCACTTCCGCCGCCTGGTCGCGTTCGAGGTACGCCGTGAGCACCCCGAGCTGGGCGACGCCGTCGCCGAGGGGATTCCGGTGCCCGCGGCCGAGCCGGTCGAGGTGGCGGCGCTGGCCTATCTGCTGCGCCCTGACGACTGGGAGGACCGTGTCGCCGCGGCGGCGCAGGTGAAGCCGGAGCAGCCGGCCGTGGACGACCAGGCACTCAACCGGCTCAGCGAGCAGCTCGAGCAGGCGCGGACGGAGACCCGTCAGGTGCGCGAGCGTCTGCGCGAACAGGTCGCCGAGCTCAAGACCGAGAACACCACCCTGCGCCGCAAGCTCAACGAGGCACGTCAGCGCATCAGCGGCCTGCAGAGCGACCTGGAGCTGCGTACGACGGAGGCGACGTCGGCGGACGAGCGGGTCGCGGCCGCCCGCTCCGAGGTCGAGCGGGAAGTGCGCAAGCTCCGGGCCCGGATCACCGAGCTGGAAGCCGTCGAGCACGCTGCACGGCGTACGGCCGGCCAGGAGCGGGAGATGGCCTCGACCAGGACCCGGCTGCTGCTCGACACGCTCGTCGAGGCCGCTGCGGGGCTTCGGCGTGAACTGGCGCTTCCGCCTGGGGGAGAGCTCCGCCCGGCCGACACCGTCGCCGGAGTGGAGCCGTCCGCCGCGCCCGTCGGCCGGTCCGCACCGGATGACGACCCGGCTCTGTTCGACGAGCTGCTCGCGCTGCCGCAGGTTCATCTGGTTGTCGACGGCTACAACGTCACCAAGACCGCCTGGCCGAACTCCCCGCTGCACTCCCAGCGCCAGCGCCTCGTCACGGCCCTGGGCGCGCTGGTGGCGCAGCGCCGGGTCGAGATCACCGTGGTCTTCGACGGCGCGGAGCTGTCCGGGCCGGTGCAGCTGACGCCGCCCCGCGGGGTGCGGGTCAGGTTCAGCCCGGCCGGGGTGATCGCCGACGAGGTGATCCGGCAACTGGTCCGCGCCGAGCCGCCGGGCCGCCCGATCGTGGTCGTCTCGTCCGACCGTGAGGTTGCCGACAGCATCATCCAGCTCGGCGCCCGGGCGCTGTCCGCGGTCAGCCTGATCGCCCGGATCGCCCGCGGCTGA
- a CDS encoding EamA family transporter, whose translation MPAVHDAARTKSIGLTFAVFSAITFGGSGPFAKALIGAGISPQQAAWLRILGAAALLVPLVLIFRGTTGLRAVRTSWRPLVLYGVTGIAGCQTLFFVAASRLPVGVAILLEFTGPVLVVGWLKFGRKVAVPKAAVLGVVIALVGLATVVEIWSGVQLDLIGLLAGLGAAACQATYFILIDQLAGVADPLVMTAAGSVVGAVVLTAVSAPWGIPWHALTDTIAIGERSAPGWVFAAWLIVVSTVVAYLAGAAAVQRLSAAIGGAVAYVEVVAASLFAWILLNETLRTNQVIGGAIVLLGAFVAQSSVGKVAPPEVPDTDDPATSIAPDTPQPAPPLTTR comes from the coding sequence ATGCCGGCAGTGCACGACGCGGCCAGGACGAAGTCGATCGGGCTGACCTTCGCGGTCTTCTCGGCGATCACTTTCGGCGGGTCCGGCCCGTTCGCGAAGGCACTGATCGGTGCCGGGATCTCCCCGCAGCAGGCCGCCTGGCTGCGGATCCTCGGCGCCGCCGCGCTGCTCGTCCCCCTGGTCCTGATCTTCCGCGGCACCACCGGCCTGCGTGCTGTCCGGACGTCGTGGCGACCGCTCGTGCTGTACGGCGTGACCGGGATCGCCGGCTGCCAGACGCTGTTCTTCGTCGCCGCCAGCCGGCTGCCGGTCGGTGTCGCGATTCTGCTCGAGTTCACCGGTCCGGTGCTGGTGGTCGGCTGGCTCAAGTTCGGCCGCAAGGTGGCGGTGCCGAAGGCGGCCGTGCTCGGGGTGGTGATCGCGCTGGTCGGGCTCGCGACCGTCGTGGAGATCTGGTCCGGGGTCCAGCTCGACCTGATCGGCCTGCTCGCGGGCCTCGGCGCCGCCGCCTGCCAGGCGACGTACTTCATCCTCATCGACCAGCTGGCCGGCGTCGCCGACCCGCTGGTGATGACCGCGGCCGGCAGTGTCGTCGGCGCGGTCGTGCTCACGGCTGTCTCGGCGCCGTGGGGCATCCCGTGGCACGCGTTGACCGATACGATCGCGATCGGTGAGCGGTCGGCGCCGGGCTGGGTGTTCGCCGCCTGGCTGATCGTGGTCAGCACGGTCGTCGCGTACCTGGCCGGCGCGGCCGCGGTGCAACGCCTGTCCGCCGCGATCGGCGGAGCAGTCGCGTACGTCGAGGTGGTCGCCGCGAGCCTGTTCGCCTGGATCCTGCTGAACGAGACGCTGCGCACGAACCAGGTGATCGGCGGCGCGATCGTGCTGCTCGGCGCGTTCGTCGCCCAGTCCTCGGTCGGCAAGGTCGCACCCCCGGAGGTCCCCGACACCGACGACCCCGCCACCTCGATCGCCCCCGACACCCCGCAGCCCGCTCCCCCGCTGACCACCCGCTGA
- a CDS encoding DEDD exonuclease domain-containing protein, with amino-acid sequence MSSPLPDSAAAPAPGPVAPIRGVQPSFDDLGTPLRDVTFCVVDLETTGGAPGDSGITEIGAVKVRAGELVGEFQSLVNPAEPIPPFIAVLTGITDLMVASSPRIGSVLPAFLEFARGCVLVAHNAPFDVGFLKHDSQVHGYDWPDFPVVDTALLARRVLTPDEVPNCKLGTLAKLFRATTTPNHRALSDARATVDVLHGLFERVGSLGVQTLEDLQTFSARVAPAVRKKRHLAESLPHAPGVYLFTDDRGEVLYVGKSKDLRTRVRSYFTASETRTRIGEMIGIASGVRGIECGTSLEAEVRELRLIAEHKPRYNRRSKFPERQHWLKVTVEPFPRLSLVKQVRDDDAGYLGPFSSRKTAERAMAALHEAFPIRQCTDRMSRTPRMSPCVLAEMGRCVAPCDGRIDIDGYAEFVAGLRTALVADPGPVVEALTRRIDLLSADERFEDAAVHRDRLGAFVRSSARMQRMASVTGCAEICAARRTEDGGWELHVIRRGRLAAAGIAQRGTDPRQYLEMLRASAETVLPGIGPVASASPEEIELVLRWLDQPGVRLVEMDGTWTCPISGAGRHLRRLDPPRSEEHRHPSERRQRRMRPVGPARVG; translated from the coding sequence ATGAGCAGCCCCCTGCCGGACTCCGCCGCCGCCCCGGCGCCCGGACCGGTCGCGCCGATCCGAGGCGTGCAGCCGAGTTTCGACGACCTCGGGACCCCCTTGCGGGACGTCACCTTCTGCGTCGTCGACCTGGAGACCACCGGCGGCGCGCCGGGCGACTCCGGCATCACCGAGATCGGCGCGGTCAAGGTCCGGGCCGGCGAGCTGGTCGGCGAGTTCCAGTCGCTGGTGAACCCGGCCGAGCCGATCCCGCCGTTCATCGCCGTGCTGACCGGGATCACCGACCTGATGGTTGCCTCCTCACCCCGGATCGGGTCGGTGCTGCCGGCCTTCCTGGAGTTCGCCCGGGGCTGCGTGCTGGTCGCGCACAACGCGCCGTTCGACGTCGGTTTCCTCAAGCACGACAGCCAGGTGCACGGCTACGACTGGCCCGACTTCCCGGTCGTCGACACCGCGTTGCTGGCCCGCCGGGTGCTCACCCCGGACGAGGTGCCGAACTGCAAGCTCGGCACGCTGGCGAAGCTGTTCCGCGCCACCACCACGCCGAACCACCGGGCCCTGTCGGACGCGCGGGCGACCGTCGACGTGCTGCACGGGCTGTTCGAGCGGGTCGGGTCGCTCGGCGTGCAGACGCTGGAGGACCTGCAGACGTTCTCGGCCCGGGTCGCCCCCGCGGTCCGCAAGAAGCGGCACCTGGCCGAGTCGTTGCCGCACGCACCGGGCGTCTACCTGTTCACCGACGACCGCGGCGAGGTGCTGTACGTCGGCAAGTCCAAGGACCTGCGGACCCGGGTCCGGTCCTACTTCACCGCCTCGGAGACCCGGACCCGGATCGGCGAGATGATCGGCATCGCGTCCGGGGTGCGCGGGATCGAGTGCGGCACCTCACTCGAGGCCGAGGTGCGCGAGCTGCGGCTGATCGCCGAGCACAAACCGCGGTACAACCGGCGCTCGAAGTTCCCCGAGCGTCAGCACTGGCTGAAGGTCACCGTCGAGCCGTTTCCGCGGTTGTCGCTGGTGAAGCAGGTGCGTGACGACGACGCGGGGTACCTGGGGCCGTTCAGCTCGCGGAAGACGGCCGAGCGGGCGATGGCCGCGCTGCACGAGGCCTTCCCGATCCGCCAGTGCACGGACCGGATGTCCCGTACGCCGCGAATGTCGCCGTGCGTGCTGGCCGAGATGGGCCGCTGCGTCGCACCGTGCGACGGGCGGATCGACATCGACGGGTACGCCGAGTTCGTGGCCGGCCTGCGGACCGCGCTGGTCGCCGATCCGGGTCCGGTGGTCGAGGCGCTGACCCGGCGGATCGACCTCCTGTCGGCGGACGAGCGGTTCGAGGACGCCGCGGTGCACCGGGACCGGCTGGGCGCGTTCGTGCGGAGCAGCGCGCGGATGCAGCGGATGGCGTCGGTCACGGGGTGCGCGGAGATCTGCGCCGCCCGGCGGACCGAGGACGGCGGCTGGGAGTTGCACGTGATTCGTCGCGGACGGCTGGCGGCGGCCGGCATCGCCCAGCGGGGGACGGATCCCCGGCAGTACCTGGAGATGCTGCGTGCGTCGGCCGAGACGGTGCTGCCCGGGATCGGGCCGGTCGCGTCGGCGTCGCCCGAGGAGATCGAGCTGGTGCTGCGGTGGCTCGACCAGCCGGGCGTGCGGCTGGTGGAGATGGACGGGACGTGGACCTGCCCGATCTCCGGCGCCGGGCGGCACCTGCGGCGGCTGGATCCCCCGCGGTCGGAGGAGCACCGCCATCCGTCGGAGCGGCGGCAGCGCCGGATGCGGCCGGTCGGGCCCGCTCGGGTCGGCTGA
- a CDS encoding C40 family peptidase translates to MSIGRINRTRGIALAAITSTAVVASVLFVQGAADADPKPTLTQAKAQVAALQHKAEQAGESANDLRGQIKASTDRVKALQTGIKKQQTQVDAVKRQIGSLAVAGYQTSGMTTTAQLLLSTNPDQFLSQASTAQAYAGQQNSALRRFQAAQGKLTDLQASEQAELAALQAVQAKQDALKKQIQTNLDAAEKVLSKLSDEERARIQAENEQEAEEAREQRPTRSGRMDDEDDEDKTVVPASGRAGVAVQYAMAQLGDSYVWGAEGPSSFDCSGLTKAAWARAGVSLSHSSRAQINEGRRVSRGQLQPGDLVFFYSPISHVGMYIGNGRMVHASRPGKPVKTDSIDSMPYSGAVRPG, encoded by the coding sequence GTGTCCATCGGACGCATCAACCGCACCAGAGGTATCGCCCTCGCCGCCATCACCAGCACCGCCGTCGTGGCGAGCGTGCTGTTCGTCCAGGGAGCGGCCGACGCCGACCCGAAGCCCACACTGACGCAGGCGAAGGCCCAGGTGGCGGCCCTGCAGCACAAGGCCGAGCAAGCCGGTGAGTCCGCCAACGACCTGCGCGGTCAGATCAAGGCGTCGACCGACCGGGTGAAGGCGCTGCAGACCGGGATCAAGAAGCAGCAGACCCAGGTCGACGCGGTGAAGCGGCAGATCGGCTCGCTCGCGGTCGCCGGGTACCAGACCTCCGGGATGACGACCACGGCCCAGTTGCTGCTGTCGACGAACCCGGACCAGTTCCTGAGCCAGGCCTCCACCGCTCAGGCGTACGCCGGTCAGCAGAACTCGGCGCTCCGCCGGTTCCAGGCGGCCCAGGGCAAGCTGACCGATCTGCAGGCCAGCGAGCAGGCCGAGCTGGCCGCACTGCAGGCCGTCCAGGCGAAGCAGGACGCGCTGAAGAAGCAGATCCAGACCAACCTCGACGCCGCCGAGAAGGTGCTCAGCAAGCTGAGCGACGAGGAGCGGGCCCGGATCCAGGCCGAGAACGAGCAGGAGGCCGAGGAGGCCCGGGAGCAGCGGCCCACCCGCAGCGGCCGGATGGACGACGAGGACGACGAGGACAAGACCGTCGTACCGGCGAGCGGGCGTGCGGGCGTCGCGGTGCAGTACGCGATGGCCCAGCTCGGCGACTCCTACGTCTGGGGCGCCGAGGGCCCGAGCTCGTTCGACTGCTCCGGTCTGACGAAGGCGGCCTGGGCGCGCGCCGGCGTCTCGCTGTCGCACTCCTCCCGGGCGCAGATCAACGAGGGCCGGCGGGTCAGCCGCGGCCAGCTGCAGCCGGGTGACCTGGTCTTCTTCTACAGCCCGATCAGCCACGTCGGCATGTACATCGGCAACGGCCGGATGGTGCACGCCAGCCGTCCGGGCAAGCCGGTGAAGACCGACTCGATCGATTCCATGCCGTACAGCGGTGCGGTCCGCCCGGGCTGA
- a CDS encoding glycosyltransferase family 4 protein has product MTVLVITNDFPPRQGGIETFVRSLCDELPADELVVLTSHEPGDTQYDASLPFRVVRDRSTMLLPTPRITRYAVQVLREYGADRVVFGAAAPLGLMGPALRRAGARRIVALTHGHETWWAGLPGSRQALRRIGAAADVVTTVSSWCEQRIAPALSPGTRIERLTPGVDTARFFPGCGGDAVRRRLGLGDRPVVVCVSRVIARKGQDTLIRAWPRVLADVPDAVLLLVGDGPVRARLELLAEPLGESVRFAGAVPWQDIPPYVDAGDVFAMPCRTRRFGLEPEALGIVTLEAAATGKPVVIGDSGGTGDTVRHGRTGYLVDPYNPVATAVRLVELLTDPVRAKMLGEAGRQWVAAEWSWARSGAELRNLLDV; this is encoded by the coding sequence ATGACCGTTCTCGTCATCACGAACGACTTCCCGCCCCGCCAGGGCGGGATCGAGACGTTCGTGCGCTCGCTGTGCGACGAGCTGCCCGCGGACGAGCTCGTCGTCCTGACCTCCCACGAGCCCGGCGACACGCAGTACGACGCGAGCCTGCCGTTCCGCGTGGTCCGCGACCGCAGCACGATGCTGCTGCCGACACCCCGCATCACCCGGTACGCCGTCCAGGTGCTGCGCGAGTACGGCGCCGACCGGGTGGTCTTCGGCGCCGCGGCTCCGCTCGGCCTGATGGGGCCGGCCCTTCGCCGGGCCGGGGCGCGGCGGATCGTTGCCTTGACCCACGGCCACGAGACCTGGTGGGCGGGACTTCCCGGATCGCGGCAGGCGCTGCGGCGAATCGGTGCCGCGGCCGACGTGGTGACCACCGTCTCGTCGTGGTGCGAGCAGCGGATCGCCCCGGCTCTGTCGCCGGGTACGCGCATCGAGCGGTTGACGCCGGGGGTCGACACGGCACGGTTCTTCCCAGGCTGTGGGGGAGACGCGGTGCGGAGGCGTCTCGGCCTCGGCGATCGCCCGGTCGTCGTCTGCGTGTCCCGAGTGATCGCGCGGAAGGGGCAGGACACCCTGATCCGGGCCTGGCCGCGGGTCTTGGCCGACGTACCGGATGCGGTGCTGCTGCTCGTCGGCGACGGCCCGGTACGCGCGCGGCTGGAGCTGCTCGCCGAGCCGTTGGGGGAGAGCGTTCGCTTCGCTGGGGCGGTGCCGTGGCAGGACATCCCGCCGTATGTCGATGCGGGCGATGTGTTCGCAATGCCCTGCAGGACAAGGCGATTCGGGCTCGAGCCGGAGGCGCTCGGCATCGTGACGCTGGAAGCCGCCGCGACCGGCAAGCCGGTGGTGATCGGTGACTCCGGCGGCACCGGCGACACCGTCCGCCATGGCCGGACCGGCTATCTGGTCGACCCGTACAACCCGGTGGCGACGGCCGTCCGGCTGGTGGAGCTGCTGACCGACCCGGTCCGCGCGAAGATGCTGGGCGAGGCCGGCCGGCAGTGGGTCGCGGCCGAGTGGAGCTGGGCCCGGTCGGGCGCCGAGCTGCGGAACCTGCTCGACGTCTGA